From Balearica regulorum gibbericeps isolate bBalReg1 chromosome 13, bBalReg1.pri, whole genome shotgun sequence, a single genomic window includes:
- the PDP2 gene encoding pyruvate dehydrogenase [acetyl-transferring]-phosphatase 2, mitochondrial has product MSRTVSSWILSSARNSIVLQGKGRLYSICIPNRNKIKWKFVFSKKRLYPAGSCSLDNTFSLKKAFRHTSTEEEHFSFQLSPSQINDILRAGELSHKILDLNGKNANSVLRFESNQLASNTPIEDRRSAATCLQTTGMMFGVFDGHAGSACAQAVSERLLHYIAVSLMSRQTLEEIELAVECMKPVLPILQWHKHPNDVEYREITSQYFENLRVYWQHLLDLDSEPGFSLEEAMICAFKRLDSDISLEVQAPQENELMRNIALQVAFSGATACVAHVDGVHLHVANTGDCRAILGVHEEDGTWSTLPLTRDHNAFDEFEIRRLKREHPRSEEKTLFVNDRLLGILMPSRAFGDVQLKWSKELQHSVLENSCDVEALNIYQYVPPNYHTPPYLTAEPEVTYHKLRSKDKFLVIASDGLWEMLSNEKVVKLVAGHLTELNMQKPQLAFEKPVNLGYMHSLLLQRKNRGIASLDQNIATHLIRHAIGSNEYGEVDQEKLAAMLTLPEDLARMYRDDITVTVVYFNSETIQNYYRNNE; this is encoded by the coding sequence ATGTCAAGAACTGTATCATCCTGGATCTTAAGCTCAGCAAGAAACAGCATTGTTTTACAAGGAAAAGGACGTTTGTACTCAATCTGTATCCCAAATAGAAACAAGATAAAATGGAAGTTTGTTTTCTCCAAAAAGCGTCTCTaccctgctgggagctgcagcttAGACAATactttctccttaaaaaaagcATTCCGACACACTTCCACTGAAGAAGaacacttttctttccagttgtcTCCATCACAAATCAATGATATACTCAGAGCAGGTGAATTATCCCATAAAATACTGGATTTGAATggtaaaaatgcaaattctgtGTTGAGGTTTGAAAGTAACCAGTTGGCATCCAACACCCCTATTGAAGACCGCAGAAGTGCAGCTACTTGCTTGCAGACCACAGGGATGATGTTTGGAGTCTTCGATGGTCATGCAGGTTCTGCGTGTGCTCAGGCAGTAAGTGAGAGACTACTTCATTATATAGCGGTTTCTCTCATGTCTCGGCAAACCTTGGAAGAGATTGAGCTTGCTGTGGAGTGCATGAAACCAGTTCTGCCTATTCTGCAGTGGCACAAGCATCCAAATGATGTAGAGTATCGAGAAATAACCTCACAATATTTTGAGAACCTCCGGGTTTACTGGCAACACTTATTGGACCTAGACAGTGAGCCAGGATTTAGTTTAGAAGAAGCCATGATATGTGCATTCAAAAGGTTAGACTCAGACATATCGCTGGAAGTTCAGGCTCCCCAGGAAAATGAATTGATGAGAAATATTGCCCTTCAAGTAGCTTTTTCTGGTGCAACAGCTTGTGTAGCTCATGTTGACGGTGTTCACTTACATGTTGCAAATACCGGTGATTGCAGAGCAATTTTAGGGGTTCATGAAGAAGATGGAACATGGTCTACGCTCCCTCTAACCCGAGACCACAATGCCTTTGATGAATTTGAAATCAGAAGATTGAAGAGAGAACATCCTAGATCTGAGGAGAAAACCCTATTTGTGAATGACAGATTACTGGGGATTCTCATGCCCTCCAGAGCTTTTGGAGATGTGCAATTAAAATGGAGTAAAGAATTGCAACACAGTGTTCTCGAGAACAGCTGTGATGTTGaggctttaaatatttatcagtatGTTCCTCCAAACTACCATACACCCCCTTATTTAACTGCAGAGCCTGAAGTCACATACCACAAATTAAGAAGCAAGGATAAGTTTCTAGTTATTGCTTCGGATGGACTGTGGGAGATGCTAAGTAATGAGAAGGTTGTAAAGCTTGTTGCTGGACACCTTACAGAGCTTAATATGCAGAAACCACAACTGGCTTTTGAGAAACCAGTGAATTTGGGTTATATGCACAGCTTGttacttcagaggaaaaacagaggcaTTGCCTCGCTTGACCAGAACATAGCTACTCATTTAATAAGGCATGCAATTGGAAGTAATGAGTATGGGGAGGTGGACCAAGAGAAACTTGCTGCAATGCTGACACTGCCTGAAGACCTTGCGAGAATGTACAGAGATGATATCACAGTTACTGTGgtgtattttaattcagaaacaaTTCAAAATTACTACAGAAACAATGAATAG